In Aureimonas sp. AU20, the genomic window CTGGCGCAGGACGTCCACCATGGAAGAGCGCATCATGCGCGCGTACCAGCCCGCTCCCAGAATCCCGAGGGTGAGCGCGGGCAGGACGAGATGGGAGAAGGTGCCGTAGCCGCCGATCGGGAACCAGCCGAGGCGCACGGCGAAGACATAGAGAAGCAGCAGCCCGACCACGAATTGCGGCGCCGAGACGGTGACGAAGGAGGCGACCATCAGCGCATGGTCGCTGGCCCGCCCGCGCCGCACGGCGGCGAGCATGCCCATGGTGAGGCCGAGCGCCAGCTCGCAGACGATCGCCGCCAGCATCAGGAGGAGGCTTGCCGGCAGGCGCGCCCAGATGAGGTCCGAGACCGCCGAGCGCTGCAGGTAGGACCGCCCGAGATCGCCCTGGACGAGCTGGCCGAGATAGCGGGCATATTGCACAAAGAAGGGCTGATCGAGCCCAAGCTGGGCGCGAATATTGGCGACCTGGGCGGCGGTGGCGGTGCGCCCGGCGATCTGCCGCGCCGGGTCCGCCGGCAGGAGATAGAGCAGCGCGAAGGTGACGAGGCTGACGCCGAGAAGGATCAGGACGGCCTGGAGCAGGCGGCGCGCGAGATAGATCGCCATCAGACGCGCCCCTGTTCGGTCGGATCGAGCGCGTCGCGCAGCGCGTCGCCGACGAGATTGAAGGCGAGCGCCAGAAGAAGGATCGCCGCGCCGGGGAAGAAGACCAGCCAGGGGGCGGCCTGAAAATAAGTCTGGTTCTCGAAGATGATGTTGCCCCAGGAAGCGTCCGGCGGCTGCACGCCCACGCCGAGAAAGGAGAGCGTCGCCTCCAGGAGAACCGTGGTCGAGATGCCGAGCGTGCCGTAGACGATGACGGTCGAGGTCAGGTGCGGCAGGACATGGCGGAAGAGAATGCGGGACGAACTCGCCCCCAGCGTCTTCTCGGCCTGGATGAATTCGCGCTCGGCGAGCGAGCGCGTTTCGGAATAAACGACGCGCGCCACCTGCACCCAGTTCACCAGCGCGATCACCAGCGCCACGATCCAGAGGCTCGGCCGCAGCACGGCGGCGAGGCAGATGGCGAGGAGCAGCGCGGGAAAGGCCATCATCAGGTCGGTGAAGCGCATCAGGACCGTGCCGAGAAACCCTCGGAAATAGCCCGCCGTGACGCCGACCAGCGTGCCGATCACCAGCGCCGCGCCATTGGCGACGATTCCGATGACGAGCGAGTTGCGCGCGCCGTAGAGGAGGCGCGAAAGCAGGTCGCGCCCGAGAAGGTCGGTTCCGAGCCAATAGGTGGCTGACGGTGGCAGGGGCGAGCCTTCCAGCGTCAGCCCGTCGAAGAACTGCTCGTTCGGATCGAAGGGCGCTACAAGGGGCGCGAAGATCGCCGACAGGCTTACCAGCGCGATGATGAGAAGGCCGAGCAGCGCCAGCTTGCGCGATAGGAGCCGGCGCAGGACGCTGTCTCCGCCGACGGGAGGGGAAGGCGGCAGGGCGGCGGCCTCAGGCCCGACGAGGACGCTCATCCGAAGCCTCCCTGTTCTTGAGTTCCACGACCCGCCGCGCCGCCTCTTCCATTGTCACCTGCCAGCTCATCGCGAGCTGGCGGAGCTGGGCATAGGCCTGTTCGTCGCCGATGCCGGCACCGGAGCCAGCGGCGGCACCGGCGAGGGCCACCACCGCGCGCACCACGGTCTGACGCTCGGCAACGCGCTCGCGAAGGCTGGTGATTTCCCGTCCGAGCCTTCGCCGCTCGTCGAAGGCGCGCCGGGCGATGAGAAGGGCGGAATAGACGCCGGCATTGACGACGGGCTTGACGATCTGCGCGTCCACCTGGCGCGACAGCGCCCATTCGATGCGCCCCGGCGCTTCCGAGCCGATCAGAGCGACGAGCGGCATAGGCGCCTCGCCGGGCTGCCAGGGGAACTGCTCGTCGAACCCATGATCGACGTCGAAGAACAGGAAATCCGCCCCGGCGGCCGAGGCCGGCAGGTCCGGCCAGGTCTGCGCCACGTCCAGCCCGATCGCGCCGAGCTGGCGGATCAGGCCCTCGATCGAGGCATGCTCGCGGTGGAGAACCAGGGCTTTGGCCCCACCGAGATTGGGAATTCTCGCGCGGCGGTTCATCGCACCAGCCTCAGCGAGGGCCGGAAGGTCGCGGCCGGATCGTAATGCGAGAGGTAGGGGTCGGCACCGATGCAGCTGGGGCTTGCCTCCAGAAGCTCGAAACGGGTGCCGCGAATGCGCCCGATCTTGGCGGGCAGCTCGGCATGCTGGGTGCGCGCGTCGATGCGGATCGCGCCGAGCGCCGTTTCGTGCGGCCCGGCCGCCAGGGCACGGCGCACCGCGTCCGGCTCGTCGTCTCCGGCCGCCTCGATCGCGTCGGCAAGCACCGTCACCGCCGCATGGGCGGCCGCTTCGAAGGAGGAGCGCGGCCCCGGCGCGCCATCGTGAATGAAAGGCAGGGAGGAGAGATGCCCTTCGCCGAAGGGCGCGATCGAGGCGAGTTCGGCCTCGGTCAGGTTGCAGGAGACGATCGGGCGCCGCTCGGGGCGAAAGCGCTCGTCCTCCCGGCCGAGCGCCGCATAGGCCTCGTAAAAGGCGTAGGAGGAAGGACCGATCAGGTTGTTCAGGACGAAATCCGGCACGGTGGCGCGGATCTCGGCGACGAGCCGCCCCACATCGGTGTCGCCGAGCGGCAAGTAGCGCTCACCCCTCACCTCGCCGCCGGCATCCGCCACGAGGTCCCGGGCGATGCGGTTCATCTCCCAGCCCCAGATATAGTTGGAGCCGACCAGAAAGGCATCTCGGCCGTAACGCGCAGCGACATGGGCCACCAGCGGCACGAGATGCTGGTTGGGCGCGGCGTTCATGTAGACGACGTGGTCGTTCGCCTCGAAGCCTTCGTAGGGCGCGGGATACCAGAGAAGGCCCCCATGCTTCTCCAGCACCGGGATCACCTCCTTGCGGCTCCAGGAGGTGATGCAGCCAACGACATGTCGCAGCTTCGCCCCCGTCAGAAGCTCGGCGCAAAGCGGCGCATAGTGCTCGATCCGCCCGGCCGGATCGCAGTCCACGGCCTCGAACCGGATGCGGCGCGCCGGATCGGCGTTCACCGCCGCGATGGCGCCGTACACGCCCTCGCGGCAGGCTTGCCCGAGCCGCTCGTAAGAGCCCGACTGCGAGAAGAGGACGCCGATCCCAACGCTTTGCTTCAAGGGCTGTTGTTCCAAGCGAAACCCGTTCCAGAACGAAAAAGCCCTGCTGACCCTACGCGACGCTTGGAGGCGTCGCGTAGGGTCAGCAGGGCTCGAATGCCATCCGGCGGACAGGGCCGGTATGAGGCAAGTCTGCGCTAACTTCGAAAGCGCGTCAAGCGATATGCTAAGATCTGAGGCGTGTATAAATTTTGAGCACGAGAGGCTTCTAAAGGAACGGATTGTCGCTCCGCCGCCGTTAAAGAGGACAGCCTAGAGTTCTGGCTTTCGACCTTTGGTGCAAGTGCGGACTTTGGCCATGGCTTCATGGGAGGGCTCCGGCTTTCTTGAGTTACTTCGGCCGCTTTCGAAACAACTGTGCGTGAGCCCCGGTCACAGAGATCTGAGCTTGACCATCCGCACGAACAGGTGGCGGATCGCCCTCCTTGTCTCAGGATCCCTGATCCGGGAAAGCATGTCCTCCACGGCTGGTTCGAGCACCACCTCGTTCGCAAAGTTCACTTCGTCGAGCGGCTCGCCCTCCATTCCTTCGAAGAAGAAGCTCGTTGGAACGTCCAGCGCCGTGGCCAGTCGATAAAGCGTGCTAGCGCTCACGCGGTTCTCGCCGTTCTCATATTTGCGAACCTGCTGATACGTGATGCCGAGATCTTTCGCGACGGACTGAAGCGATCGGCCCTGATCCAAGCGACGCCGCTCGATCCGCTTGCCCAGATGGATATCGATCGGGTCATTGCTCAAGGTCTGCGATCCTCAAGGGCTTTTTCAGATTACAATCACTAAGTCTGCATGATCAACAACTTAAGATTATGATCCGGCCACCCCAGAGAGTGGACATTGCGACGGAAGCTCTGTACGACTAACCGTTTTGTGATGAAAGTCGATTATGCCTGATATGCTCTGGGGTTGTCATAATGGTGAATGACCCTGAGACCGATGAGGCTGTCCGTGATCTGATCGGAATCTGGAACTGGCAGGTCAGCAGCAATCTGGTGATCGCCTGCGAACGGGTCTGCGAGTACATCAATGTGCCGGTCGAACTTGGTCGCCATGGGATGAGCCCGGAGCGTTTTATCGCCGCGATCCATCCCGACGATCGAGCGGCGCTCGATGAGGTCGTCAAGATGGCGATCGAGGCGGGAGACTCCATGGTGGTCGAGTACCGGCTTCGCAGCACGTTGCATGGCACGCGGCGGGTCCGCTCCCAAGGCCGCTGCTTTCGAACCCCCGCTGGGCGTCTTACCCATATCTCCGGGTATCTGACGGACATCGAACGCTCTCAGCCCTCGAAGCTCGAACATGAAGGCCAAGAGCCGGAACGAACTCTCGTCGATCTTCTCACAAAGGCCCGTGAGTTGGCTGCGTCACTCGATTACGGCATGGTGGGTGCGCTGATCGATGCCACGCTTCTGGAAACCGGCTTCCAGATCGCCGCGCGCCTCCTGGAAGAGGAAAGCTGATCTCGTGCGCCGAGAGGAAAAGCAAGACAGCTCCCCCTGATCGGCCCCTCCGAACCGAGGTGCAGCTCTACAGAAATTACTCGGCGAGAATGCCTGTCTCCAAACTGAACAGGGCTGGCTTAGGGCTCTTATTGCCGAGTGTGGGGTTCAAAAGCAGGTTTCAAATCGACTTTGCCTTTCTGGCAGATCCTGTCAGCGGAGCTATACGGCGACTTAAAGTCCATCGGGGATTGGTGAGGGCTATGCGCTCAGGCGCTCGAAGCTGTCGTCGCTATTGAGATCCATATCAAAGCCGGTCGCTCGCCGCTGGGTCGGAAGCGAGGTCGATCTCCGACCTTCAATCGCCGAGGGGATGGCTTTGGGTTCGATGCTGGTGGCCGTCTTGTCCTCGTGACGCGATACCGGAGTGGCCGCCTGGAAAGGGGAAGGGGATTTTGCCGATCCTGTAAGTTTGAAGAACCCGGCACTCTCTTCCAGCCGGCCCGCCTCGGCCGAGAGCTGTGCGGCGGTGGCGGACATTTCGTTGGCCGCTCCAGCGTTGGACTGGGTGACCTGATCGAGTTGCTGGATCGCCTGGTTGATCTGATCGATGCCGACAGACTGCTCTCGGCAAGCGGCTGAGATTTCGGATACGAGATCGGCTGTCCGCTGAATGTCGGGCACCAGGGCGTCCAGCATTTGGCCTGCCTCTTCCGAGGTCAGAAGCGTCTGAGCCGACAACGTCCCGATCTCCTGCGCGGCGGCCTGCGACCGCTCGGCCAGCTTGCGAACCTCGGATGCGACAACGGCGAAGCCTTTGCCATGCGGACCTGCCCGTGCGGCCTCGATGGCGGCGTTCAGCGCCAGCAGGTCAGTCTGCCGGGCTATCTCCTGAACCACCGAGATTTTCTGGGCGATCGTGCGCATGGCTTCCACCGAAGCCGCCACCGCGACGCCGGTCCGCTGTGCGCTGCTGGATGCCTGCCCTGCGATCTTTTCGGTTTGGCTCGCATTATCGGCGTTTTGACGCACGTTGGCCGACATTTCTTCGATCGCAGCGGACGCCTCTTCCGAGGCTGCTGCCTGTTCGGTGGAGCCTGATGACAGCTGCTCCGCCGTAGCCGCCGACTGGCTCGAACCGGATGCGACCTGGCTGGCCGACGTGGTCACCGACAAGGCAATCCCCGACAGTTTTGCGCTCATCATGTTCATGGCGCGCAGCAGGTCGCCGATCTCGTCCGATCCCTTCGCGTCGACACGCTGGGAGACGTCACCTTCGCCGATGGCGTTGGCCAGGCCAACGGCCTTGCTCAAGCCGCGCGTCACCGACAACGCGATCCACGTTGCAGCGCTGGCGCCCACGGCCATGCCACCCGCGATCAGACACAGGAGCCAAACCCATGTCGCGTCGTAGCTGCTATCGGAATCGGCGATGAACTGCTGGGCTTGCGCTCCGGCTTCCTTGACCAGCTCGTCCAGACGCTGGGACGTGGCGACTGCCAGAGGGATCTGCTTTTTGTTGGCAAGGTCGGTCGCCTTGGCCAGCCAGTTGTCGACGCCGACATCCGCAGACGCCCTCATCCCGCTGAACGCCTTGGCCCAGGCGGCTCGCAGAGTTTGAATATTGGGAGCCAGAGCAGGAAAGCGTAGGCCGAGCTGGTCGATGCCAGCCTTGATTTGATCATCGAGTTCGTTCAGCCGGCTGCTGGCAGCCGCGATGTCGGTGTCAACGTCATAGGCGAGCGCCTTCGCCATCTGGATCCGCGCATCGAGAACGGAAGTGACAAGCCGCTGGATAGCCTCTTGCATGGCCAACGCGTCCAGCGATGCCGAAGCGGGACCGGCCTGGAGGGCTTCCAGCTGTTGCCTCACCGCGCCGACCGTCGCTTCGCTTTCCAAGAGTCCGTTGGTGGTCGCGGAGGCGTCGGCCTTTTGCCCGAACAGGAAGGTCTGGTCGGATACTGATTTCAGCTCCGTGAGCATCGGCTCGATATCTTTGAAGAGCTCGCGTCCTTCGGGGCGCATGGCGCGCAGGACGTCCTTCAGGTTCGTGTCGACGTCCATCCAGTTTTTGTCGTACTCGGCAACCGTCGTCTTCAGTTTTTCGGGGTCGGCGGTGAAGAAGGAGGTGAGAATGTCACGTCGGATGGTCTCGAGATTTGTCTGGATTTCTTTGCTGTTCTCGACCTGCTGAAAAGGCTGTTCGGCAAAGGCGTGCAGCATTCCGTTCGTATTCTTGACGGACGCCAAACCAAAATAGCCGACTGCGCCGGTCACAACCAGAAGGGTCCCGAAGCTCGCAGCGAGCTTAAGCTTCATGTTCAGTCGCATGGTCGAGATCCCAGAATGCTAAGCAGACGAGATAAGATGGCGCCCAAATGATTAGCATTCACTGAAACGTGAGCTTCTGCGCAGAACGTTAAAACGATGGCTGGCAAAGCTTGGGGGCGACAGCGCCTCGAACGACGGGAGACATTGTCTTCGATGAGGGAGCTCGGGTGAGCACGCAGGGCAAGCGCGTTCGAGCCAAGGAATGCTGATCCGTTCGGAAACGGTTGGACCAGCACATCGGACGGCCAGCAACGAAGCCTGCCTTTGAACTATCCGTCGATTGCAGGCAACGGATGGAATGATGCGCCTGTTCGTGACTGCGGCTCGAACTGCGGAACGGGTAGATCCGCGGTACTGACCCGGTCGCGGCCCGCTTCCTTGGCGCGGTAAAGCGCTCGATCCGCCCGTTTGATCGCCTGGTCGAGGTCTTCTTGCTGGCGGCGCATGGCAAGGCCGATGCTCACCGTGAAGGGAATCGCGGCCTCTCCGATCTGGACCGCCTTTTCCTTGGCCGCGAGGCGAATGCGTTCGGCCAGCGCTTCGGCGTGCTGGTCGGAACTGATGTCAGTCGCAACCAGGAACTCCTCCCCGCCCAGACGCACCAGGAGGTCCGATGGTCTGACGATATGGCTCATGCGTCCGGCAAACTCGCGCAGCACCTCGTCGCCGCCGTCATGTCCGAAACGGTCGTTGATCTGCTTGAAGTGGTCGAAGTCGATGAGAAGGAGCGTGCGCACCGAGGCGCCCTTTCCGATCGCGTCCGCCACCCCCGATCGGTTGAGTGTGCCCGTCAGAGGATCGCGGTGAGCCGTTCTCAGGACGGTGCGGTAATCGCGTTCGCCAACCATGGCGATCACAGCCAAAGTGAAGACGATCGTCACGAGGTGATCGGTGAGGAGAAACAAGGACTCACCCGCGTCGCCAGCCAGCCATCGGTTGCCGGTAAACGTCGTGATGAGGATCGCCGCAATGTTCAAGAGGACGATTCCGCCCGAGATGCTGCGAGGACCGAACAAACCAACCCGTCCCGCGATGACATAGACGACCTGGGCGGTGCTGGCGACGCAATAGGTGAGCAGCGCCATGCGTTCGGCGGTTTCCCAATCCCTCGTCAAAACACCGGTGATAACGCATAGCGCCAGCGGGGCGGGGAGCAGTGCGCCCAGCGTTCTCGTGAGCGGAGGCTTGCCATCGAAGATGCGATAGCCACCCCACATGACGATATTGGCGACGTTCAGGACCGTGAAACCGAAACCGTTCCAGAGCGGCGTGTCGGGAGAGGGTCCTTTCATGCACCTGGCCGAGCAGGGTCTCCAACAGCCAAGCCATCAGTGTACACACGCCCAGCACGAGGGCTGCGTAGACAAGCGCGTGGGTGCTGGAGACGAACTGTGCTAAGGTGCCCATATAGGCAGTGATGCATATCCCATCCTAGGATTTGGTATAGAACATTGCTTTACAATTTTTGATTGAAGATTTTCCGAAGCGAATGTCGATGGCAGGTGCTAGCGGCGATGGGCAACTCAACGACGGATCTGTATCACTCTTCAGCGATACGCCGGCGAGAATTTTCAAGATGAATTGCAATAAATTTCTGAAGCACTCTTCGTCCTGATCGGGCAGGATTTACGATCTGGATTTCGACAATCATTTATTTGTTTAACTATTCCAATTTAATTAATAAAATAGAGGCAAGACGATTTCCGAGACCGGATTTAAGATTTAATACCATCGAGAATATTTTGCCGAACCTAAGAAAACACGCCTGCTGTGGGTTGAAGATACCATCCCAACACCTTCCATTTGGATCTAGGGGAACAGCGTCATCTTGCTGTAAGGAGAGGACTGGATGCCGCGATTAGGCGGGCCGACCTCGCGCTCCACCGCGCCAGAGTTTCTGCTCGCCGCCTCATCGCCGTTTGAGGCCGATATTAGTTCTCCCGCTAATAGGCTTTCCCTTTCGTTCTGGAATGTGTGGGCTGCTCCTCACGAGAGAAAGTCCGAGTGAATCCAGTATCGCGTTTGGATGATGCGCATGATCGAAACGATGTCATGAGCAATGGAATGGTCTACTGCTAGGATACTGTGGTGGACGCGTCCTCCACCTCACGGATGCTGGGGATAGCTGGAGAGGTCGGGTGACTTGGTCTGGCCAGAAAACAGCTTGGCGGCCAGGTTCCGGACGGTTGGTCGGCTCGCGACGCCCAGTACCCCATGCAGAAGGTGGATGCCGAGCCGGCTGCGCGGATGCATCAGGCGCGGGGCGATCTTCGGCACGCCTTGCGCATCGTCCACCATCGGACGCATCTTGGCCTCGTACTCGCTGAGGGCGGCGGCCACATCGTCGCGGCGGTCGAGTTCCGCGGCCAGGACATAGGCCCCCGTCACCGCCAGCGTCGTGCCGATGCCGGCAAGCGGGGTCGCGCACCAGGCGGCGTCGCCCGTCAGAACCACGCGGCCCTTCGACCAGCGCTTCATCCGCACCTGACGCAAGACATCGAAGTAGAAGTCGTGCGTGCTTTCCATTCCTGCGAGAATGCGCTCGGACTGCCACCCGGCATCCGCGAAGCGCTCGCGCATATAGGCTTTCTGGCGTTCGGCATCCCACTTGTGCTCGCCGTTCGGTGCCTGCTGAATGGCGAGGTTGGCGCGCGTCGTTCCATAATTGTCAGGCCGCAGCGAGAGGCTCCGGCCCCCCGTCGCGTTGTACCAACGCCACATCCGGTTATCGCCCGGCACGTGGGGAATGGTGAAGTATGCGATCGTCAGATTCATCCATCGCGGATCGTTCTCGTCGGGAAACATCAGTTCGCGCGTCTTCGATCCGACCCCTTCGGCGACCACCACCAGATCGTAGCTCTCAATCGCGCCGCCAGCGAAGGTGACGATCGCCCGCTCGCCGTCATCGTCGATGCGCTCGATCCTGTCGCCGAAGCGGAACGCGGCATGCTCGCGCGCCGACTCGTAGACGAGACGCGCGAGGTCGCCGCGCAGGATCTCCATCTCGGCGGTCGGGCCGTCGCTTCCCAGTTCTTCGAGCGAAAACTCCGCCACGACCTCGCCGTCCGCGTCGACCCAGGTCGTTCCCTCCTCGCCGGTGCCCCGCTCGAGCGCGGTCCGCTCCAAACCCATGCGGCGCAGCACCTCTCGGCCGACATCGCGTACATCGACATTCTGACCGCCATCGCGGAACTCGGGGGCACGTTCGACCACCGTGACGTCGTTGCCCAGACGGCTCAGCCACCACGCTGCGGTGTTCCCGGCGATGCTGGCGCCGGAGACGAGAATACGACGGGACATGGGGCAGGCTCCTACGGACAAACAATATCATGCATGATGTATATCGGATTCAGGATCGGTCAAGATTGAC contains:
- a CDS encoding ABC transporter permease produces the protein MSVLVGPEAAALPPSPPVGGDSVLRRLLSRKLALLGLLIIALVSLSAIFAPLVAPFDPNEQFFDGLTLEGSPLPPSATYWLGTDLLGRDLLSRLLYGARNSLVIGIVANGAALVIGTLVGVTAGYFRGFLGTVLMRFTDLMMAFPALLLAICLAAVLRPSLWIVALVIALVNWVQVARVVYSETRSLAEREFIQAEKTLGASSSRILFRHVLPHLTSTVIVYGTLGISTTVLLEATLSFLGVGVQPPDASWGNIIFENQTYFQAAPWLVFFPGAAILLLALAFNLVGDALRDALDPTEQGRV
- a CDS encoding PAS domain-containing protein is translated as MVNDPETDEAVRDLIGIWNWQVSSNLVIACERVCEYINVPVELGRHGMSPERFIAAIHPDDRAALDEVVKMAIEAGDSMVVEYRLRSTLHGTRRVRSQGRCFRTPAGRLTHISGYLTDIERSQPSKLEHEGQEPERTLVDLLTKARELAASLDYGMVGALIDATLLETGFQIAARLLEEES
- a CDS encoding HAMP domain-containing methyl-accepting chemotaxis protein, giving the protein MRLNMKLKLAASFGTLLVVTGAVGYFGLASVKNTNGMLHAFAEQPFQQVENSKEIQTNLETIRRDILTSFFTADPEKLKTTVAEYDKNWMDVDTNLKDVLRAMRPEGRELFKDIEPMLTELKSVSDQTFLFGQKADASATTNGLLESEATVGAVRQQLEALQAGPASASLDALAMQEAIQRLVTSVLDARIQMAKALAYDVDTDIAAASSRLNELDDQIKAGIDQLGLRFPALAPNIQTLRAAWAKAFSGMRASADVGVDNWLAKATDLANKKQIPLAVATSQRLDELVKEAGAQAQQFIADSDSSYDATWVWLLCLIAGGMAVGASAATWIALSVTRGLSKAVGLANAIGEGDVSQRVDAKGSDEIGDLLRAMNMMSAKLSGIALSVTTSASQVASGSSQSAATAEQLSSGSTEQAAASEEASAAIEEMSANVRQNADNASQTEKIAGQASSSAQRTGVAVAASVEAMRTIAQKISVVQEIARQTDLLALNAAIEAARAGPHGKGFAVVASEVRKLAERSQAAAQEIGTLSAQTLLTSEEAGQMLDALVPDIQRTADLVSEISAACREQSVGIDQINQAIQQLDQVTQSNAGAANEMSATAAQLSAEAGRLEESAGFFKLTGSAKSPSPFQAATPVSRHEDKTATSIEPKAIPSAIEGRRSTSLPTQRRATGFDMDLNSDDSFERLSA
- a CDS encoding transporter substrate-binding protein, with the protein product MKQSVGIGVLFSQSGSYERLGQACREGVYGAIAAVNADPARRIRFEAVDCDPAGRIEHYAPLCAELLTGAKLRHVVGCITSWSRKEVIPVLEKHGGLLWYPAPYEGFEANDHVVYMNAAPNQHLVPLVAHVAARYGRDAFLVGSNYIWGWEMNRIARDLVADAGGEVRGERYLPLGDTDVGRLVAEIRATVPDFVLNNLIGPSSYAFYEAYAALGREDERFRPERRPIVSCNLTEAELASIAPFGEGHLSSLPFIHDGAPGPRSSFEAAAHAAVTVLADAIEAAGDDEPDAVRRALAAGPHETALGAIRIDARTQHAELPAKIGRIRGTRFELLEASPSCIGADPYLSHYDPAATFRPSLRLVR
- a CDS encoding FAD-dependent monooxygenase, producing the protein MSRRILVSGASIAGNTAAWWLSRLGNDVTVVERAPEFRDGGQNVDVRDVGREVLRRMGLERTALERGTGEEGTTWVDADGEVVAEFSLEELGSDGPTAEMEILRGDLARLVYESAREHAAFRFGDRIERIDDDGERAIVTFAGGAIESYDLVVVAEGVGSKTRELMFPDENDPRWMNLTIAYFTIPHVPGDNRMWRWYNATGGRSLSLRPDNYGTTRANLAIQQAPNGEHKWDAERQKAYMRERFADAGWQSERILAGMESTHDFYFDVLRQVRMKRWSKGRVVLTGDAAWCATPLAGIGTTLAVTGAYVLAAELDRRDDVAAALSEYEAKMRPMVDDAQGVPKIAPRLMHPRSRLGIHLLHGVLGVASRPTVRNLAAKLFSGQTKSPDLSSYPQHP
- a CDS encoding GGDEF domain-containing protein, with the protein product MKGPSPDTPLWNGFGFTVLNVANIVMWGGYRIFDGKPPLTRTLGALLPAPLALCVITGVLTRDWETAERMALLTYCVASTAQVVYVIAGRVGLFGPRSISGGIVLLNIAAILITTFTGNRWLAGDAGESLFLLTDHLVTIVFTLAVIAMVGERDYRTVLRTAHRDPLTGTLNRSGVADAIGKGASVRTLLLIDFDHFKQINDRFGHDGGDEVLREFAGRMSHIVRPSDLLVRLGGEEFLVATDISSDQHAEALAERIRLAAKEKAVQIGEAAIPFTVSIGLAMRRQQEDLDQAIKRADRALYRAKEAGRDRVSTADLPVPQFEPQSRTGASFHPLPAIDG
- a CDS encoding ABC transporter permease, which gives rise to MAIYLARRLLQAVLILLGVSLVTFALLYLLPADPARQIAGRTATAAQVANIRAQLGLDQPFFVQYARYLGQLVQGDLGRSYLQRSAVSDLIWARLPASLLLMLAAIVCELALGLTMGMLAAVRRGRASDHALMVASFVTVSAPQFVVGLLLLYVFAVRLGWFPIGGYGTFSHLVLPALTLGILGAGWYARMMRSSMVDVLRQDYMRTARAKGLRRWTILGRHALPNAILPVIAMIGIDIGLFMSGIVVVESVFGWPGIGQLAWQAIQRVDLPIIMGVTLVSAVAIVLGNLLADLVTPFVDPRIKLQ
- a CDS encoding helix-turn-helix domain-containing protein translates to MSNDPIDIHLGKRIERRRLDQGRSLQSVAKDLGITYQQVRKYENGENRVSASTLYRLATALDVPTSFFFEGMEGEPLDEVNFANEVVLEPAVEDMLSRIRDPETRRAIRHLFVRMVKLRSL
- a CDS encoding ANTAR domain-containing response regulator, whose product is MNRRARIPNLGGAKALVLHREHASIEGLIRQLGAIGLDVAQTWPDLPASAAGADFLFFDVDHGFDEQFPWQPGEAPMPLVALIGSEAPGRIEWALSRQVDAQIVKPVVNAGVYSALLIARRAFDERRRLGREITSLRERVAERQTVVRAVVALAGAAAGSGAGIGDEQAYAQLRQLAMSWQVTMEEAARRVVELKNREASDERPRRA